A single region of the Myripristis murdjan chromosome 3, fMyrMur1.1, whole genome shotgun sequence genome encodes:
- the LOC115378464 gene encoding UDP-glucuronosyltransferase 2B4-like: MLNRSKMSPHANFRSYLLFSVLFMPWTICQGGKILIVPLEGSHWVNMDIFIKALHSRGHSVTVIRTTKSWYIKESSPHYDSITIPVTEGFDPEFVNPILRKMIDIERGDSSLINFASLQVEMFSAMLNIHRMVNKMATDMFRDKFLMNSLKESKYDLVLTDPAWGAGIMLAHSLKLPLVYNVRWITSGEGHLAISPSPLSYIPVTGSGLSDKMTFVQRIKNLFFYFLWQVQDRLLIQPQYQAVCDEFFGSDVDFYDLVQEADLWLMRVDFVFEFPRPTMPNVIYMGGFQCKPAKPLPQHLEDFVQSSGEHGVIIMSLGTFVSELPGDITKAIAAAFAKLPQKVIWRHKGVSPETLGNNTLLVDWMPQNDLLGHPKIKLFVAHGGTNGVQEAIYHAVPIVGLPLFFDQYDNLLRLTERGAAKMLTLATVDKDNNFLKALQEVLHEPSYRMNMERLSRLHRDQPIKPLDLALFWIEFVMRHKGAAHLRTESYKMPWYSYHSVDVIVFLAGVVLFILGTFAAIIKCLCSRLRLRTKSKRD, translated from the exons ATGCTGAACAG ATCAAAGATGAGCCCACATGCAAATTTCAGATCATATCTActcttttctgttctattcATGCCTTGGACAATTTGTCAAGGAGGCAAGATTTTGATTGTTCCTTTAGAGGGAAGCCACTGGGTGAACATGGACATCTTCATCaaagctctccactctcggggCCATTCTGTCACAGTGATACGGACGACCAAAAGCTGGTACATCAAAGAGAGCTCTCCACATTACGATTCAATCACCATTCCTGTCACTGAAGGCTTTGATCCTGAATTTGTAAACCCAATCCTCAGGAAAATGATTGATATAGAGAGGGGAGATAGCTCACTGATAAACTTTGCAAGTTTGCAAGTAGAGATGTTTAGTGCAATGTTAAATATTCATAGAATGGTGAACAAAATGGCTACAGACATGTTTAGAGATAAATTCTTGATGAATAGCCTAAAAGAGAGCAAGTACGACCTGGTGCTTACTGACCCAGCATGGGGTGCAGGTATTATGCTGGCTCACTCTCTTAAACTTCCTTTAGTATATAATGTTAGGTGGATAACTAGTGGGGAGGGACATTTGGCCATTTCACCTTCACCTTTATCTTACATTCCAGTGACTGGGTCAGGACTCTCagacaaaatgacttttgtACAGAgaatcaaaaatctgtttttctactTTCTTTGGCAAGTTCAGGATAGATTGTTAATCCAACCTCAGTATCAAGCTGTTTGTGACGAGTTTTTTGGATCAGATGTTGACTTTTATGATCTAGTACAGGAGGCTGATCTGTGGCTCATGAGAGTTGACTTTGTGTTTGAGTTCCCTCGCCCAACAATGCCTAATGTTATCTACATGGGCGGGTTCCAGTGTAAACCTGCAAAACCTCTTCCTCAACACCTGGAGGACTTTGTCCAGAGCTCTGGGGAGCATGGAGTCATCATCATGTCTCTGGGGACTTTTGTCAGTGAACTACCTGGTGATATTACAAAGGCCATAGCTGCAGCTTTTGCCAAATTACCTCAGAAAGTCATCTGGAGGCATAAAGGTGTCAGCCCAGAAACTCTGGGCAATAATACTTTACTAGTTGACTGGATGCCGCAGAATGACCTTTTAGGACATcctaaaataaaactgtttgtgGCTCATGGAGGAACCAATGGAGTTCAAGAGGCCATTTATCACGCAGTGCCAATTGTGGGCCTACCTCTGTTTTTTGATCAATATGACAACCTCCTTcgtctgacagagagaggagcagctaaGATGTTAACCTTAGCGACAGTGGACAAAGACAACAACTTCCTTAAGGCCTTACAGGAGGTCCTCCATGAGCCGTCCTACAGGATGAACATGGAGAGGCTCTCCAGGCTGCACAGAGACCAGCCAATCAAGCCACTGGACCTCGCCCTCTTCTGGATAGAGTTTGTCATGAGGCACAAAGGTGCTGCTCACCTGCGCACAGAGTCCTACAAGATGCCTTGGTACTCCTACCACTCTGTAGATGTTATTGTCTTCTTAGCAGGAGTTGTGCTGTTCATTCTGGGGACTTTTGCTGCCATAATCAAATGTCTGTGCTCTAGACTGCGTTTGAGAACAAAAAGTAAACGTGATTAA
- the chrna5 gene encoding neuronal acetylcholine receptor subunit alpha-5, protein MLRAGGAAASLALLLLLPLLCCCHLCHSLRPPKLSSYAKTEDKLLKNLFRNYQKWVRPVEYLNQTVRVKFGLAISQLVDVDEKKQLMTTNVWMKKEWLDMKLRWNPDDYLGITTIRVPSDTIWLPDIVLYDNSDGRFEGTVTKAVVKYDGTITWTPPANYKSACTIDVTFFPFDLQNCSMKFGSWTYDGSQVDILLEDVHVDKRDYFDNGEWEIVKATGSRGLRMDGSSTYPTITYSFIIRRLPLFYTLFLIIPCIGLSFLTILVFYLPSNGGEKISLCTSVLVSLTVFLLVIEEIIPSSSKVIPLIGEYLVFTMIFVTLSIIITVFAINIHHRSSSTHHGMAPWVRRLFLHRLPKLLCMRSHVDRYATAGVTKAGQAGRGGAGGVVGLGMMKGSAPESKPLFTRHNLQAALDSIRYITMHVVKENEVREVVQDWKFVAQVLDRMFLWAFLLVSILGSILLFIPVIYKWANIIVPNHAGMSI, encoded by the exons GGCCCCCAAAACTCTCCTCCTATGCAAAAACAGAGGACAAGTTGTTAAAAAACCTCTTCAGAAACTACCAGAAATGGGTTCGGCCAGTGGAGTACCTAAATCAGACAGTCCGTGTGAAATTTGGACTGGCCATCTCCCAGCTTGTTGATGTG gatgaaaaaaaacaactcatgaCAACCAACGTGTGGATGAAAAAG GAGTGGCTTGACATGAAGCTCAGATGGAACCCTGATGATTACCTGGGCATCACAACTATCCGAGTCCCCTCTGATACCATCTGGCTCCCTGACATTGTGCTATATGATAA TTCAGATGGGCGTTTTGAGGGTACTGTCACCAAGGCTGTTGTTAAGTACGATGGCACCATAACATGGACACCACCAGCCAATTACAAGTCAGCCTGCACCATCGATGTCACGTTCTTCCCCTTTGACCTCCAGAACTGTTCCATGAAGTTCGGTTCCTGGACCTACGACGGCTCCCAG GTGGACATCCTGCTGGAGGACGTCCATGTGGACAAGCGGGACTATTTTGATAATGGTGAATGGGAGATAGTGAAGGCCACAGGCAGTCGTGGTCTAAGGATGGATGGCAGTTCAACCTATCCCACCATTACCTACTCCTTCATCATCCGCAGATTGCCACTCTTCTACaccctcttcctcatcatcccCTGTATTGGCCTGTCCTTCCTCACTATCTTGGTCTTCTATTTACCCTCCAATGGCGGTGAGAAGATCTCCCTCTGTACCTCTGTTCTGGTGTCCCTTACTGTTTTCCTCTTGGTCATTGAGGAAATTATCCCTTCCTCCTCAAAGGTTATCCCTCTCATAGGGGAATACCTGGTCTTCACTATGATCTTCGTTACGCTTTCGATCATCATCACTGTTTTTGCCATCAACATCCACCATCGCTCTTCTTCAACGCATCATGGCATGGCACCCTGGGTGAGGCGGCTTTTCCTGCATCGATTGCCCAAGCTTCTGTGCATGCGCAGCCATGTGGATCGCTACGCCACAGCTGGAGTGACCAAGGCAGGACAGGCAGGGCgagggggagcaggaggagtggTGGGATTGGGCATGATGAAGGGCTCAGCACCAGAGTCAAAGCCTCTCTTCACCCGACATAACCTGCAGGCAGCTTTGGACTCTATTCGCTACATAACCATGCACGTTGTAAAGGAGAACGAGGTCAGAGAG GTGGTGCAAGACTGGAAGTTCGTAGCCCAAGTTCTGGACCGAATGTTTCTGTGGGCCTTCCTCCTGGTGTCAATCCTGGGCTCCATTCTGCTCTTCATTCCTGTTATTTACAAATGGGCCAACATCATTGTTCCCAACCATGCTGGTATGAGCATATAA